ATGAACGATATCCTCTAACTTGCAGAAGTTCCTTCAGCCTCGCAAACAGCTGCTTCCCCCAGCCCTTCCCCTGAAGCTCTTCCAAAAGATAGATCGCGTAAAGTTCTCCTTCATGAGAAATCTTCTGCTCTCGCTCCGTGCCGTAAGACATGAACCCGTATACCTCGCCATCTTCATCTGCAATGACCAGCAGTTGTTCGTCCTCCGGCATATTGGCAAGCTTCCAGCGCCAGCCTTCTATCCGATCCGCAGCAGACAAATTTTCTAAGAAGCTATCATCCACGATTCCTTTATACGTCGTTTTCCAGCTATTCACGTGGACGTTAGCGATGCCTGCAACATCATGTTCATTTGCGTGTCTAATATGCATAAACTTCCTCTTCCTCCTGCTCATATCTTAATCTCTATGTATTCGCGGACACGATTCTGCGATCCTCTTTTTTTATGAACGCTTCATCCCTGATGACGCAATGCCCATTCCCGTCATACATATATCGAGATCGGTACTCCGAGCAGCTACCTATGGAAGGAGCGCATCTTGATGAATAAAGCATTGATACGGCTTGAAGATATCGGACCGGGCGGCTGGTATGAGACGGAGGAACAACAGGCGAAGCTGCTGGTCATCGCACAGTTCCTGCATCATCAACAGATCCCCTTTCACCTGGCCGTCATTC
Above is a window of Paenibacillus sp. FSL K6-1330 DNA encoding:
- a CDS encoding GNAT family N-acetyltransferase, translating into MHIRHANEHDVAGIANVHVNSWKTTYKGIVDDSFLENLSAADRIEGWRWKLANMPEDEQLLVIADEDGEVYGFMSYGTEREQKISHEGELYAIYLLEELQGKGWGKQLFARLKELLQVRGYRSLLVWVLEGNKAEHFYKYMGGQELKRKEIVIGGKTHTEMALLWSSIDRIRSFS